A portion of the Anthonomus grandis grandis chromosome 19, icAntGran1.3, whole genome shotgun sequence genome contains these proteins:
- the LOC126747660 gene encoding respirasome Complex Assembly Factor 1: MSTKTKNSDKNGSGAKKEVSVWTRAVTGKSEWPDKEEFLDVIYWLRQALGFFLGILWGVIPLQGFLGLALFVLINAGLLYVYFNNFQCIEEEEFGGPWELTKEGFMTSFAGFLVMWIIVYTGLYYDPEQSS, from the exons ATGAGCACGAAAACGAAAAATTCGGATAAAAACGGCTCCGGGGCAAAAAAAGAGGTTTCTGTGTGGACCAGGGCGGTCACCGGCAAGTCAGAATGGCCTGACAAG GAGGAATTCCTTGACGTTATTTACTGGCTAAGGCAAGCCCTAGGGTTCTTTTTGGGGATACTGTGGGGCGTCATACCCCTTCAGGGCTTCTTGGGGTTGGCATT GTTTGTACTGATAAACGCTGGCCTCCTATAtgtttactttaataattttcaatgtaTTGAGGAAGAGGAGTTCGGGGGGCCCTGGGAGCTCACCAAGGAAGGATTTATGACCTCTTTCGCAGGCTTTTTG GTTATGTGGATAATTGTTTATACGGGGCTGTACTATGATCCGGAGCAGTCCTCTTGA
- the LOC126747654 gene encoding tRNA selenocysteine 1-associated protein 1 isoform X2, which translates to MSHPHCQLWMGSLESFMTESFILSAFRKMGEMPLSVKIMRNKFTGEPAGYCFVHFANDEEAINAMHKLNSKPIPGTNPVVRFRLNNASNSQQRQIMDREFSVWVGDLSPDVDDYNLYRVFSSKYNTIKTAKVILDSSGFSKGYGFVRFGSEDEMRDSLINMNGYAGLGTKLLKISTAVPKPKGQEANGQASTAEPNYNYYDPSSYWQNYAASWQQQGYYDQNQAQMQQAYVPPQEHKKEDDLELIEHSGPLDVDKMNREKIDQDSNFWDALESSKWVPCEVIE; encoded by the exons ATGTCTCACCCCCATTGCCAATTATGGATGGGAAGC CTGGAGTCTTTCATGACGGAGAGTTTCATTTTGAGCGCCTTCAGGAAAATGGGGGAGATGCCCCTGAGCGTAAAAATAATGCGAAACAAGTTCACCGGGGAGCCAGCGGGGTACTGTTTCGTCCATTTCGCCAACGACGAGGAGGCCATCAATGCCATGCACAAGTTGAACTCGAAACCGATCCCCGGTACCAATCCGGTGGTACGTTTCAGGCTGAATAACGCGAGCAACAGCCAACAGAGACAGATAATGGACAGAGAGTTTTCGGTTTGGGTGGGGGACCTGAGCCCCGACGTGGACGACTATAATTTATACAGAGTCTTTTCCTCCAAGTATAACACTATTAAGACGGCCAAAG TTATTTTGGACAGCAGTGGCTTTAGTAAGGGTTACGGTTTTGTGAGGTTCGGTAGTGAGGACGAAATGAGGGACAGTTTGATAAACATGAACGGTTACGCAGGATTGGGTACTAAACTGTTGAAAATCAGTACAGCAGTACCAAAGCCGAAAGGGCAAGAGGCCAACGGACAGGCCTCCACTGCCGAACCCAATTACAATTACTACGATCCCTCCAGTTATTGGCAGAATTATGCGGCAAGTTGGCAACAG CAAGGATATTATGACCAGAATCAGGCGCAGATGCAGCAGGCCTACGTCCCTCCCCAGGAGCATAAGAAGGAAGACGATTTAGAGCTAATCG aaCACTCGGGACCTCTGGACGTGGACAAAATGAACAGGGAGAAAATCGACCAGGACAGTAACTTTTGGGACGCCCTCGAGAGCTCCAAATGGGTCCCGTGTGAGGTCATAGAG TGA
- the LOC126747654 gene encoding tRNA selenocysteine 1-associated protein 1 isoform X1 yields MSHPHCQLWMGSLESFMTESFILSAFRKMGEMPLSVKIMRNKFTGEPAGYCFVHFANDEEAINAMHKLNSKPIPGTNPVVRFRLNNASNSQQRQIMDREFSVWVGDLSPDVDDYNLYRVFSSKYNTIKTAKVILDSSGFSKGYGFVRFGSEDEMRDSLINMNGYAGLGTKLLKISTAVPKPKGQEANGQASTAEPNYNYYDPSSYWQNYAASWQQQGYYDQNQAQMQQAYVPPQEHKKEDDLELIEHSGPLDVDKMNREKIDQDSNFWDALESSKWVPCEVIEVGSG; encoded by the exons ATGTCTCACCCCCATTGCCAATTATGGATGGGAAGC CTGGAGTCTTTCATGACGGAGAGTTTCATTTTGAGCGCCTTCAGGAAAATGGGGGAGATGCCCCTGAGCGTAAAAATAATGCGAAACAAGTTCACCGGGGAGCCAGCGGGGTACTGTTTCGTCCATTTCGCCAACGACGAGGAGGCCATCAATGCCATGCACAAGTTGAACTCGAAACCGATCCCCGGTACCAATCCGGTGGTACGTTTCAGGCTGAATAACGCGAGCAACAGCCAACAGAGACAGATAATGGACAGAGAGTTTTCGGTTTGGGTGGGGGACCTGAGCCCCGACGTGGACGACTATAATTTATACAGAGTCTTTTCCTCCAAGTATAACACTATTAAGACGGCCAAAG TTATTTTGGACAGCAGTGGCTTTAGTAAGGGTTACGGTTTTGTGAGGTTCGGTAGTGAGGACGAAATGAGGGACAGTTTGATAAACATGAACGGTTACGCAGGATTGGGTACTAAACTGTTGAAAATCAGTACAGCAGTACCAAAGCCGAAAGGGCAAGAGGCCAACGGACAGGCCTCCACTGCCGAACCCAATTACAATTACTACGATCCCTCCAGTTATTGGCAGAATTATGCGGCAAGTTGGCAACAG CAAGGATATTATGACCAGAATCAGGCGCAGATGCAGCAGGCCTACGTCCCTCCCCAGGAGCATAAGAAGGAAGACGATTTAGAGCTAATCG aaCACTCGGGACCTCTGGACGTGGACAAAATGAACAGGGAGAAAATCGACCAGGACAGTAACTTTTGGGACGCCCTCGAGAGCTCCAAATGGGTCCCGTGTGAGGTCATAGAGGTGGGAAGtggttaa